The following are encoded in a window of Lichenicola cladoniae genomic DNA:
- a CDS encoding glycosyltransferase family 4 protein, whose translation MTTPNSALHPLHRAWQMLPPSTRRLWLARATAWVAPKPDAVPPPACDGVVVGGEIGRASGLGEGARIMSQALERLGVANAAIEAGPRLPGAERAVEAGHSAAGWPDRAALILHVNAPQFPAALAGLGRRRVRGRRIVGNWSWELPVVPVSWHPALAYVHELWVPSRFTAAAFEKLLPGRIRVVPHAVALVPPVASRLDRQAFGLADDVVVVLTSFSLASSFARKNPLAAIAAFKQAFGDRSDRLLLLKVGNSEHHPGDLALLQQAIAGAPNIRLETRMFPEADMHALTQACDIVLSLHRSEGFGLVPAQAMLLRRPVIATDWSATSEFLDAGCGVPIGYRLVPAQDPRRVFEAPGAVWAEADVGQAAMNLRELADSPARRGALGGAAWEAAQARLGGDGLLAALAAIGVRDRNGDARQDRDRAA comes from the coding sequence ATGACAACACCGAACTCAGCACTGCATCCGCTGCACCGGGCCTGGCAGATGCTGCCGCCCTCGACGCGCCGGCTCTGGCTTGCGCGGGCAACCGCCTGGGTTGCTCCGAAGCCGGATGCGGTGCCGCCGCCCGCCTGCGATGGCGTGGTGGTCGGCGGCGAGATCGGACGGGCCTCGGGGCTTGGCGAGGGGGCGCGGATCATGAGCCAGGCGCTCGAGCGGCTCGGGGTGGCCAATGCCGCGATCGAGGCCGGTCCGCGGTTGCCGGGAGCCGAACGGGCCGTCGAAGCCGGACACAGCGCTGCCGGATGGCCGGACCGGGCGGCTCTCATCCTGCATGTGAATGCGCCGCAGTTTCCGGCAGCGCTCGCCGGACTCGGCCGGCGTCGCGTGCGGGGAAGGCGTATCGTCGGGAACTGGTCCTGGGAGCTGCCGGTCGTGCCGGTCAGCTGGCATCCGGCGCTGGCATATGTTCACGAACTCTGGGTGCCGTCGCGCTTCACGGCGGCCGCATTCGAGAAGCTGCTTCCCGGCCGCATTCGCGTCGTGCCGCACGCGGTGGCCCTGGTGCCGCCGGTGGCGTCCAGGCTCGACCGACAGGCATTCGGATTGGCCGACGACGTGGTCGTGGTGCTGACGTCGTTCAGTCTCGCGTCGAGTTTCGCGCGCAAGAACCCGCTGGCAGCGATCGCAGCGTTCAAGCAGGCGTTCGGTGATCGTTCGGACCGGCTGCTGCTGCTGAAGGTTGGAAACTCCGAACATCATCCGGGCGATCTGGCACTCCTGCAGCAGGCGATCGCCGGTGCGCCAAATATTCGGCTGGAGACGAGGATGTTCCCGGAGGCCGACATGCACGCGTTGACGCAGGCCTGCGACATCGTGCTGTCGCTGCATCGCAGCGAGGGATTCGGGCTGGTGCCTGCGCAGGCGATGCTGTTGCGGCGGCCGGTGATCGCGACCGACTGGTCGGCCACGTCGGAGTTCCTGGACGCGGGGTGCGGAGTGCCGATCGGATACCGGCTGGTGCCGGCGCAGGACCCACGCCGGGTATTCGAGGCGCCTGGAGCGGTCTGGGCGGAAGCGGATGTCGGTCAGGCGGCGATGAACCTGCGCGAACTGGCAGACTCGCCGGCGCGTCGCGGGGCCCTCGGTGGCGCTGCCTGGGAGGCCGCCCAGGCCCGCCTGGGCGGTGACGGGTTGCTGGCGGCACTTGCGGCGATCGGTGTCCGGGACCGGAACGGCGACGCGCGCCAGGATCGGGACCGCGCTGCATGA
- the hemB gene encoding porphobilinogen synthase, which produces MTVGRFPNTRLRRNRHDGFTRRLVAENHLSVDDLIWPIFVTEGDDIESEVSSMPGVKRVTLDRLAAHVAPAARLGIPALALFPMTPIEKRDEEGTESDNPDNLMCRAARLLKREFPDLGLIGDVALDPYTIHGHDGVIRDGYVHNDDSVAVLVRQSINQAEAGIDILAPSDMMDGRIGSIREALDQRGLIHVRLMSYAAKYASAFYGPFRDALGSGGLLKGDKRTYQMDPANSDEALREVELDLLEGADMVMVKPGMPYLDIIRRVRDRFAVPTFAYQVSGEYAMIMAAANNGWIDRDRAMMESLIAFKRAGANGILTYFAVDAARQLRDT; this is translated from the coding sequence ATGACGGTCGGCCGCTTTCCGAACACCCGCCTTCGTCGCAACCGCCATGACGGCTTCACCCGCCGTCTGGTTGCCGAGAACCACCTGTCGGTCGACGACCTCATCTGGCCGATCTTCGTGACCGAAGGCGACGATATCGAGAGCGAGGTCTCCTCGATGCCCGGCGTGAAGCGCGTTACCCTGGACCGGCTTGCGGCGCATGTAGCCCCGGCAGCGCGCCTCGGCATCCCTGCCCTCGCTTTGTTCCCGATGACGCCGATCGAAAAGCGCGACGAGGAGGGCACCGAGTCCGACAACCCCGACAACCTGATGTGCCGCGCCGCCCGCCTGTTGAAGCGCGAGTTTCCCGACCTCGGCCTGATCGGCGACGTCGCCCTCGATCCGTACACAATTCATGGCCATGACGGCGTCATCCGCGACGGCTACGTGCATAACGACGACAGCGTCGCGGTGCTGGTGCGCCAATCGATCAACCAGGCCGAAGCCGGAATCGATATCCTGGCCCCGTCTGACATGATGGACGGGCGCATCGGTTCCATCCGCGAGGCTCTCGACCAACGCGGCCTGATCCACGTGCGCCTGATGAGCTATGCCGCCAAGTATGCCAGTGCGTTCTACGGTCCGTTCCGCGATGCGCTCGGGTCCGGCGGCCTGCTCAAGGGCGACAAGAGAACCTACCAGATGGACCCGGCCAACAGCGACGAGGCCCTGCGCGAGGTCGAGCTCGATCTTCTGGAGGGCGCCGACATGGTGATGGTGAAGCCGGGCATGCCATACCTCGACATCATCCGCCGGGTCCGCGACCGGTTCGCGGTGCCGACCTTCGCCTACCAGGTGTCCGGCGAGTACGCGATGATCATGGCAGCAGCCAACAATGGCTGGATCGACCGCGATCGCGCCATGATGGAGAGCCTCATCGCCTTCAAGCGCGCCGGCGCCAACGGTATCCTGACCTACTTCGCAGTCGACGCCGCAAGGCAACTCCGCGACACATGA
- a CDS encoding DEAD/DEAH box helicase, with amino-acid sequence MTDFRSLGLADPLLDALQRAGYTVPTPIQAQAIPPILAGRDVQGIAQTGTGKTAAFALPILHRLLANPKVANPHTCRALILSPTRELASQICDAVRIYARRTKLHVATMYGGVPKPPQSKHAAAGIDILVATPGRLLDHMSGGTISLDETEILVLDEADHMLNLGFFEDVEDIVSQVPHMRQTLLFSATMPPEIDALARRMLHNPLHLAASPEATTADRIEQRVIFVEAGAKRATLIELLKRGRMTRTLVFTRTKQSADEVVEALDKAGIRAASIHGDKSQPQRDRTLASFRKGGFPVLVATDVAARGIDLDGLTHVVNFDLPEVPQAYVHRVGRTARAGAAGIAITLCAAPERPLLRAIEKLLGTRLRVYEVRSAA; translated from the coding sequence ATGACAGATTTCCGCTCCCTCGGCCTGGCCGATCCCCTGCTCGATGCCCTGCAGAGGGCTGGCTACACCGTGCCGACGCCGATCCAGGCCCAGGCGATCCCGCCGATCCTGGCAGGCCGCGACGTCCAGGGCATTGCCCAGACCGGGACCGGCAAGACCGCCGCCTTTGCGCTGCCGATCCTGCACCGGCTGCTGGCGAACCCGAAGGTCGCCAACCCCCATACCTGCCGCGCCCTGATCCTGTCGCCCACCCGCGAGCTCGCGAGCCAGATCTGCGACGCGGTCCGCATCTATGCCCGCCGCACCAAGCTGCACGTCGCCACGATGTATGGCGGCGTTCCCAAGCCGCCGCAGTCGAAGCACGCCGCTGCCGGCATCGACATCCTGGTCGCCACGCCGGGCCGGCTGCTCGATCACATGTCCGGCGGCACCATCAGCCTGGACGAGACCGAGATCCTGGTCCTGGACGAGGCCGACCACATGCTCAATCTCGGCTTCTTCGAGGACGTGGAGGACATCGTTTCGCAGGTTCCGCACATGCGCCAGACCCTGCTGTTCTCGGCAACGATGCCGCCCGAGATCGATGCCCTGGCCCGGCGCATGCTGCATAATCCGCTGCATCTGGCGGCGAGCCCCGAAGCCACCACCGCCGACCGAATCGAGCAGCGCGTCATCTTCGTCGAGGCCGGCGCCAAGCGTGCCACCCTGATCGAACTGCTCAAGCGGGGCCGCATGACCCGCACCCTGGTGTTCACCCGCACCAAGCAGTCCGCCGACGAGGTCGTCGAGGCCCTCGACAAGGCCGGCATCCGTGCCGCCTCCATCCATGGCGACAAGAGCCAGCCGCAGCGTGACCGTACCCTGGCGTCGTTCCGCAAGGGCGGCTTCCCGGTGCTCGTCGCAACCGACGTCGCCGCGCGCGGCATCGACCTCGACGGCCTGACCCACGTGGTCAATTTCGACCTGCCGGAGGTCCCGCAGGCCTACGTCCATCGTGTCGGGCGCACCGCCCGTGCCGGTGCCGCCGGCATCGCCATCACCCTGTGCGCCGCGCCCGAACGGCCGCTGTTGCGGGCCATCGAGAAGCTCCTGGGCACCCGGTTGCGGGTCTACGAAGTCCGTAGCGCCGCCTGA
- the argE gene encoding acetylornithine deacetylase — protein sequence MRDTPPQSTTGILAKLVGFDTTSRNSNLHLIDWMRGYLDDHGVSTRITHDPTGTKANLHAVIGPPVAGGLALSGHVDTVPVEGQDWSSDPFTLVERNGRLFARGAADMKGFVASALAAVPDLLAMKLVRPVHLFISFNEEVDCEGARILVQDLEAGALRPALCIVGEPSMMKPIIAHKGRLSVRVTVKGRGGHSSQPALGVNAIHAAAEAIARIAAESRRLATSGRREAGFEPEHSTIHVGLIEGGSILNIIPDRAVFEMEWRTIPGDDAYSELAALQAYVTDTIEPWMHAVDPNSGFLFEPLHDLPPLSLDPGHELVDLVKQASGANREGKVSYGTEAGIFQNSGIASIVCGPGDIAQAHKPDEWVALSQLEACDAFIRRIASRCTRP from the coding sequence ATGCGAGACACGCCGCCTCAATCGACGACCGGCATCCTGGCGAAACTCGTCGGCTTCGACACGACCAGCCGCAACAGCAACCTGCATCTTATCGACTGGATGCGCGGCTATCTCGATGACCATGGCGTCTCGACCCGGATCACCCACGACCCGACCGGCACCAAGGCGAACCTGCACGCCGTGATCGGCCCGCCGGTCGCAGGGGGCCTCGCGCTGTCGGGTCATGTGGATACCGTGCCGGTCGAGGGGCAGGATTGGAGCAGCGATCCGTTCACCCTGGTCGAGCGGAATGGCCGCCTGTTCGCGCGCGGCGCCGCCGACATGAAGGGCTTCGTCGCCTCCGCACTCGCCGCGGTGCCCGACCTGCTGGCGATGAAGCTGGTCCGCCCGGTCCACCTGTTCATCAGCTTCAACGAAGAGGTCGACTGCGAAGGCGCGCGCATCCTGGTGCAGGATCTCGAAGCCGGGGCGCTCAGGCCCGCTCTGTGCATCGTCGGCGAGCCATCGATGATGAAGCCGATCATCGCCCACAAGGGCCGGCTGTCGGTGCGTGTCACGGTCAAGGGCCGTGGCGGTCATTCGAGCCAGCCGGCGCTCGGCGTCAATGCCATCCACGCCGCCGCCGAGGCGATCGCCCGCATTGCAGCCGAGTCCCGCCGGCTCGCCACCTCAGGCCGGCGCGAGGCCGGCTTCGAGCCGGAACACAGCACGATCCATGTGGGCCTGATCGAAGGCGGCTCGATCCTGAACATCATCCCGGATCGCGCCGTGTTCGAGATGGAGTGGCGAACCATCCCCGGCGACGATGCCTATTCCGAGCTCGCCGCACTCCAGGCCTATGTCACCGATACGATCGAGCCCTGGATGCATGCGGTCGATCCAAACTCCGGCTTCCTGTTCGAGCCGCTGCACGACCTGCCGCCGCTTTCCCTGGACCCGGGCCATGAGCTGGTCGACCTCGTCAAACAGGCAAGCGGTGCCAACCGGGAAGGCAAGGTCAGCTACGGCACCGAGGCCGGCATATTCCAGAATTCGGGCATTGCGAGCATCGTCTGTGGCCCCGGCGACATCGCGCAGGCGCACAAGCCCGACGAGTGGGTGGCGCTCAGCCAGCTCGAGGCCTGCGACGCCTTCATCCGCCGCATAGCCTCGCGGTGCACCCGTCCATGA
- a CDS encoding M14 family metallopeptidase, which yields MTDTPEPIGPDATSTELTPTDSYDQANFSGLAHRLAHIPPLPRFDVRLRPPDLAPWLAGNTGTRGVMQFDSGQAGPHVAVTALMHGNEFAGAIVLDELLRQNFRPLLGKLSIGFLNLAAFDRFDATQPTASRFVEEDMNRLWDQAVLNSSRQSVELNRARELRTLFDSVDILVDLHSMLWPSDPLILSGPTAKGRRFACTLGTPSMVVSDQGHNSGPRLIDYRMFANPDDSRVACLIEAGPHWEPITVDTARIAVRALLCGAGMAEAAPLPGPVPRQHCAEVTRVVTASTASFSFIQSFRGGEVIRDRDTLIGHDGAQEIRTPYDNCLLVMPSLRPSRGHTAVRLARLLPDI from the coding sequence ATGACCGACACGCCCGAACCGATCGGGCCGGATGCCACCAGCACCGAGCTGACGCCGACCGATAGCTACGATCAGGCGAATTTTTCCGGACTGGCGCATCGTCTCGCCCATATCCCGCCGCTGCCGCGCTTCGACGTGCGCCTGCGCCCGCCAGATCTGGCGCCATGGCTGGCCGGCAATACCGGCACCCGCGGCGTCATGCAGTTCGACTCGGGTCAGGCTGGGCCGCATGTCGCCGTCACCGCCTTGATGCACGGCAACGAGTTTGCCGGCGCGATCGTGCTGGACGAGTTGCTGCGGCAGAACTTCCGGCCGCTGCTCGGCAAGCTTTCGATCGGCTTCCTCAACCTGGCCGCCTTCGATCGGTTCGATGCCACCCAGCCGACCGCCTCGCGCTTCGTCGAGGAGGACATGAACCGGCTCTGGGACCAGGCCGTGCTGAACAGCTCGCGTCAGTCGGTCGAACTGAACCGTGCCCGCGAGCTGCGCACCCTGTTCGACAGCGTCGATATCCTGGTCGACCTCCACTCGATGCTCTGGCCGTCGGACCCGCTGATCCTGAGCGGCCCGACCGCCAAGGGCCGCCGCTTCGCCTGCACCCTGGGCACGCCTTCGATGGTGGTGTCCGACCAGGGCCATAACAGCGGCCCGCGCCTGATCGACTACCGGATGTTCGCCAACCCCGACGATAGCCGGGTCGCCTGCCTGATCGAGGCCGGCCCGCACTGGGAACCGATCACCGTCGACACCGCGCGGATCGCCGTTCGCGCCCTGCTGTGCGGCGCCGGCATGGCGGAAGCCGCGCCGCTGCCCGGCCCGGTCCCTCGCCAGCACTGTGCCGAGGTCACGCGCGTGGTCACCGCTTCCACCGCCAGCTTCAGCTTCATCCAGTCGTTCCGGGGCGGCGAGGTGATCCGCGATCGCGACACCCTGATCGGCCATGACGGTGCCCAGGAGATCCGCACCCCTTACGACAACTGCCTGCTGGTGATGCCGAGCCTGCGTCCAAGCAGGGGGCATACCGCCGTCCGACTGGCCCGGTTGCTGCCCGACATCTAG
- a CDS encoding amino acid permease has translation MSQSTEVGAASPLWRCKSIDQMQQGGVYDDAGPSLKRALGPGALVALGIGCTIGAGLFSLTGIAASENAGPAVVLSYLIAAIGCGFAGLCYSELASMIPIAGSAYTYAYTTLGEFVAWIIGWDLVLEYAVGAATVAVSWSRYLVKLLGTFGISLPPRLCASPFETVHLADGSSAVGLINLPAVFVIVAVSMLLIRGVSESARVNNVIVAIKLCVIVAVIALGIPYIKTANYIPFIPPNDGTFGHFGFSGVMRAAGTIFFAYVGFDAVSTAAQEAKNPKRDMPIGILGSLAVCSLAYVLFSGVLTGMLNYHLMLNDPAPVATAIDQTPYVWLKVAVNFGILCGFTSVLLVLLLGQSRVFYAMSKDGLLPPFFSAVHHRWQTPWRSNLFFMVLTGLLCAFLPISELGHMTSIGTLLAFIIVCIGVLILRYREPDRERGFRVPFGPLVPILGIFSCFAIMASLDGLTWVRLVVWLLIGFAVYFGYSRHHSRLRHDPKVRPA, from the coding sequence ATGTCCCAATCGACAGAGGTGGGAGCTGCGTCGCCGCTTTGGCGCTGCAAGTCCATCGACCAGATGCAGCAGGGGGGCGTCTATGACGATGCCGGGCCCAGCCTGAAGCGGGCGCTCGGCCCAGGCGCGCTGGTGGCACTCGGTATCGGGTGCACCATCGGTGCCGGATTGTTCTCGCTTACCGGCATCGCCGCGTCAGAAAATGCCGGCCCGGCCGTCGTGCTGTCCTACCTCATCGCCGCGATCGGCTGCGGTTTCGCTGGGCTCTGCTATAGCGAGCTCGCCAGCATGATCCCGATCGCCGGCAGCGCCTACACCTACGCCTACACGACCCTCGGCGAGTTCGTGGCCTGGATCATCGGCTGGGACCTGGTGCTGGAATATGCGGTCGGCGCCGCGACCGTCGCGGTCAGCTGGTCCCGCTACCTGGTCAAGCTGCTCGGCACCTTCGGCATCTCCCTACCGCCCCGCCTGTGCGCCTCGCCGTTCGAGACCGTCCACCTCGCCGACGGCAGCAGCGCCGTCGGACTGATCAACCTTCCCGCGGTGTTCGTCATCGTGGCGGTCTCGATGCTGCTGATCCGGGGCGTCTCGGAGTCGGCTCGCGTCAACAACGTCATCGTCGCGATCAAGCTCTGCGTCATCGTCGCGGTCATCGCGCTCGGCATCCCCTACATCAAGACCGCCAACTACATCCCGTTCATCCCGCCGAACGACGGGACCTTCGGCCATTTCGGCTTCTCCGGCGTGATGCGCGCGGCCGGCACCATCTTCTTTGCCTATGTCGGCTTCGACGCGGTTTCCACCGCCGCCCAGGAGGCGAAGAACCCCAAGCGCGACATGCCGATCGGCATCCTCGGCAGCCTCGCCGTCTGCTCGCTGGCCTACGTGCTGTTCTCCGGCGTGCTCACCGGCATGCTGAACTACCACCTGATGCTGAACGACCCGGCGCCCGTCGCCACCGCCATCGATCAGACCCCTTATGTCTGGCTCAAGGTCGCCGTGAATTTCGGCATCCTCTGCGGCTTCACCTCGGTGCTGCTGGTCCTGCTGCTCGGCCAGTCACGCGTGTTCTATGCGATGTCCAAGGACGGCCTGCTGCCGCCCTTCTTCTCGGCCGTGCATCATCGCTGGCAAACACCGTGGCGCTCGAACCTGTTCTTCATGGTCCTGACCGGCCTGCTGTGCGCGTTCCTGCCGATCAGCGAACTCGGCCACATGACGTCGATCGGCACCCTGCTGGCCTTCATCATCGTGTGCATCGGCGTGCTGATCCTGCGCTACCGCGAGCCCGACCGTGAGCGTGGCTTCCGCGTCCCGTTCGGTCCGCTGGTCCCGATCCTCGGCATCTTCTCGTGCTTTGCGATCATGGCCTCGCTCGACGGGCTGACCTGGGTCCGTCTCGTCGTCTGGCTCCTGATCGGGTTCGCGGTGTATTTCGGCTACAGCCGTCACCACAGCCGGCTGCGGCACGATCCGAAAGTCCGTCCGGCCTGA
- a CDS encoding mitochondrial fission ELM1 family protein, which yields MQNDMVQPTDQRENQTRAGAAAPQEVTPGVILTEGYAGLEAQALGLAQRIGVTAATRTLRSERPWTWMPARFWPKPLDHVGGLHDLADGLVLTVGGTGGAIGAALRRERGRRVVQIQNPRMKLDRFDLVVANRHDEITGPNVLLTRTALHRVTPPVLEEARLVWQDRLAGLPRPLVAVLVGGANGRFRLGAPEAHALAAGLAAMMRTDRVGIALTPSRRTGTEVRGILEGALQPLGAWIWDMQGQNPYLGLLACADAIVVTSDSVSMVSEAAATHAPVLVAELPGRSRRIGLFLRDLIDAGRVRPFNGRLETWDATPLDDSDAIADEVCRRLGLTGPNRYPEQEV from the coding sequence ATGCAGAACGATATGGTGCAGCCGACAGACCAGCGCGAAAACCAGACGCGTGCCGGGGCTGCGGCACCGCAAGAGGTGACCCCGGGGGTGATCCTGACCGAAGGCTATGCCGGGCTGGAGGCGCAGGCGCTCGGGCTGGCACAACGGATCGGGGTCACGGCCGCGACCCGGACCTTGCGCTCGGAAAGGCCTTGGACCTGGATGCCGGCGCGCTTCTGGCCGAAGCCGCTCGATCATGTCGGCGGTCTGCATGATCTGGCCGACGGGCTGGTGCTGACGGTAGGCGGGACCGGCGGTGCGATCGGGGCCGCGCTCCGCCGCGAGCGTGGCCGCCGCGTCGTGCAGATCCAGAACCCGCGCATGAAGCTCGACCGGTTCGATCTCGTGGTCGCCAACCGGCATGACGAGATCACCGGGCCGAACGTGCTGCTGACCCGGACGGCGCTGCATAGGGTGACGCCCCCGGTGCTGGAGGAGGCACGGCTGGTCTGGCAGGACCGGCTTGCCGGGTTGCCGCGACCATTGGTGGCGGTGCTGGTCGGCGGCGCGAACGGGCGGTTCAGGCTCGGCGCACCGGAGGCGCACGCATTGGCCGCCGGCCTGGCCGCGATGATGCGCACGGATCGGGTCGGGATCGCGTTGACGCCATCCCGGCGCACCGGAACCGAAGTTCGCGGCATCCTGGAGGGCGCATTGCAGCCGCTCGGCGCCTGGATCTGGGACATGCAGGGACAGAACCCCTATCTCGGGCTGCTCGCTTGCGCGGACGCGATCGTGGTCACGTCGGACAGTGTCTCGATGGTGTCGGAAGCGGCCGCGACGCACGCGCCGGTTCTGGTCGCTGAGTTGCCGGGACGCTCGCGCCGGATCGGGTTGTTCCTGCGGGACCTGATTGACGCCGGTCGCGTTCGACCGTTCAACGGCAGGCTGGAAACGTGGGACGCGACGCCCCTGGACGATAGCGACGCAATTGCGGACGAGGTGTGCCGGAGGCTGGGCCTGACGGGTCCAAACCGGTATCCCGAGCAGGAAGTATAG
- a CDS encoding glycosyltransferase, whose product MSDGPIRSGTRVLVWQWGRRGAGPRVAAEMVLGLARVPDCTAMLSLSTGAEMLNAHSPADVALPVSTYRNAPGFVARVLAAPFRRRSLLRRIAALAPDVAICAMPGPLDLEMASALKRLRVPFLVVVHDADRHPGDGSMMQMLLQRQLMARSNGLIALTRHVADRLAEQGVIGARTLLMASLPPFVFGPQPAAPLAHGGKVRLLCFGRLLSYKGLDLLAEALAPAGLVGRVEVRVVGQGPASAELSRLAGLPGVTVENRWVPETEIADLIAWSDAVILPYREASQSGVAAAAIAARRWVVATRVGGLVEQFRHEHLAIMCAPDASDLRRAIETLLTRPPALEAAPSDPRRGWLGVATELMNGIGSQVLGRGVGGNQDDRLGAEPLEARPGQALQAALRTS is encoded by the coding sequence ATGAGCGACGGTCCGATCCGCTCGGGAACGCGGGTGCTGGTGTGGCAATGGGGACGCCGTGGGGCGGGACCGCGCGTTGCCGCGGAAATGGTGCTGGGCCTGGCCCGGGTTCCCGACTGTACGGCGATGCTATCGCTTTCGACAGGGGCGGAGATGCTGAACGCCCATTCACCGGCGGATGTGGCGCTGCCGGTCTCCACCTATCGGAATGCTCCCGGGTTCGTCGCCCGCGTGCTGGCGGCGCCGTTTCGCCGGCGGTCTTTGCTCCGCAGGATCGCGGCGCTGGCGCCCGATGTGGCGATCTGTGCGATGCCGGGGCCGCTCGATCTTGAGATGGCGTCCGCGCTGAAGCGGCTCCGCGTGCCGTTCCTGGTAGTGGTGCATGACGCGGATCGGCATCCGGGCGATGGGTCGATGATGCAGATGCTGCTGCAACGGCAGCTGATGGCCCGGTCGAACGGGCTGATCGCGCTGACCAGGCACGTCGCCGACAGGCTTGCCGAACAAGGTGTCATCGGAGCGCGGACGCTGCTGATGGCGAGCCTGCCGCCGTTCGTGTTCGGGCCGCAGCCCGCTGCACCGCTCGCGCATGGTGGCAAAGTACGACTGCTCTGCTTCGGGCGGCTGCTTTCTTACAAGGGCCTCGACCTGCTGGCCGAGGCGCTGGCACCTGCGGGACTCGTCGGTCGGGTGGAGGTCAGGGTGGTCGGGCAGGGACCGGCCAGCGCCGAGCTGTCGCGACTGGCGGGGCTACCCGGCGTGACGGTCGAAAACCGTTGGGTGCCGGAGACCGAGATTGCCGACCTGATCGCCTGGTCCGACGCGGTGATCCTCCCCTACCGGGAGGCCAGCCAGAGCGGTGTGGCCGCCGCCGCGATCGCCGCGCGACGATGGGTGGTGGCGACCCGCGTGGGCGGCTTGGTCGAGCAGTTCCGCCACGAACATCTGGCGATCATGTGTGCGCCGGACGCGAGCGACCTGCGGCGGGCGATCGAGACATTGCTGACGAGGCCACCAGCCCTGGAGGCGGCACCGTCCGACCCGCGCCGGGGATGGCTCGGTGTGGCGACCGAACTGATGAACGGGATCGGCAGCCAGGTGCTTGGGCGAGGGGTCGGGGGGAATCAGGATGATCGGTTGGGCGCCGAGCCCTTGGAGGCGCGGCCAGGGCAGGCGCTTCAGGCGGCGCTACGGACTTCGTAG